From one Chryseobacterium sp. 3008163 genomic stretch:
- a CDS encoding GAF domain-containing protein, which translates to MSELKKRLSSILESPKHNTEEKLEKVCHLLDQEISYFNWTGFYFKNGDKDELKLGPYVGAETDHIIIPYGKGICGQVAVSNETFIVPDVHLQDNYLSCSIDTKAEIVVPIFKNGENIGQIDIDSHTIDPFTKEDLELLEWLCHEVSKIL; encoded by the coding sequence ATGTCTGAATTAAAAAAAAGACTTTCATCGATTCTTGAGAGTCCAAAACATAATACTGAGGAGAAACTTGAAAAGGTTTGTCATCTTTTAGATCAGGAAATTTCATATTTCAACTGGACTGGTTTTTACTTTAAAAACGGTGATAAAGACGAGTTGAAGTTAGGTCCTTACGTTGGTGCAGAAACAGATCATATCATTATCCCTTACGGAAAAGGAATTTGCGGACAGGTTGCCGTTTCAAACGAAACTTTCATCGTTCCTGATGTTCATTTGCAGGATAATTATTTGAGCTGCTCAATTGATACCAAAGCTGAAATCGTAGTTCCTATCTTTAAAAATGGTGAAAATATTGGACAAATTGATATTGATTCTCACACCATCGATCCATTTACAAAAGAAGATTTAGAATTGCTGGAATGGCTTTGTCATGAAGTTTCTAAGATTTTGTAA
- a CDS encoding MBL fold metallo-hydrolase: protein MKLKFLGTGTSQGVPVIGCTCEVCTSQNPKDNRFRASAMVTTDENRKILIDCGPDFRQQMLINKENHIDIALLTHEHNDHVIGLDDMRPLIFKSGKNMPLYCSERVGNEVKNRFPYAFADERYPGAPAFDLHTIENTPFEVLDCEIIPIEVIHYKISVFGYKFKNLAYITDAGFISDIEKEKLQNLDVLILNCIRKFDPHPAHFILPDVIKLYEELKPKKLFLTHLSHHFGLHDVEDKLLPAGIHLGYDGLEINF, encoded by the coding sequence ATGAAGTTGAAATTTTTAGGAACCGGAACTTCGCAAGGCGTTCCCGTTATTGGTTGCACCTGTGAGGTTTGCACATCCCAAAATCCGAAAGACAACCGTTTTAGAGCTTCTGCAATGGTGACAACTGATGAAAATAGAAAAATTCTCATCGATTGTGGGCCCGATTTTCGTCAGCAAATGCTGATTAATAAAGAAAATCATATCGACATCGCTCTTCTCACCCACGAACATAACGATCATGTGATTGGTCTTGACGATATGCGCCCATTAATTTTTAAAAGCGGAAAAAATATGCCGCTTTATTGCAGCGAGAGGGTCGGAAATGAAGTCAAAAATCGTTTTCCATATGCTTTTGCTGATGAAAGATATCCGGGAGCTCCTGCATTTGATCTGCATACGATTGAGAATACTCCATTTGAAGTTTTAGATTGCGAAATTATCCCGATTGAAGTTATTCATTATAAAATTTCAGTTTTCGGATATAAATTTAAAAACTTAGCGTACATCACAGATGCCGGCTTTATTTCTGACATCGAAAAAGAAAAATTGCAAAATTTAGATGTTCTTATCTTAAACTGCATCCGTAAATTTGATCCACATCCTGCTCATTTTATATTGCCGGATGTGATAAAACTCTATGAAGAGCTAAAACCTAAGAAATTATTTTTGACACATTTGAGTCATCATTTCGGCCTGCATGATGTTGAAGATAAGTTACTTCCTGCTGGAATACACCTTGGTTACGATGGTTTGGAGATAAATTTTTAA
- a CDS encoding TonB-dependent receptor, which translates to MYQKLTPKQKALTINLDPTIYGTFAEIGAGQETVRHFFRAGGASGTIAKAMSAYDKDFSDAIYGKEAKNRYVTQNRLRKMLRYEVSLIEERISRENSPNRKFFSYANTVTTINFDKTVKGHGWVGIRFQVKENEDYNEVVIHVKFKENDATLQQETLGNLGVNLIFGAFTYFDNPRRLIESLYDDVATDNLEIDMIDFSGPAFAYVDNRLMSLQLVKNNMTDAVIFNSQGNNMLPADVLYKKNIFAVRGSFRPVTRVNIDMLRNGMDMFLKDAICTQEETEVLIEITISNLRADGDIDERDFLDRVDVLGKLGYTVIISNFSEYYRLIDYFSHYTNGDIGVAMGVNNMLMVFDEKYYKDLSGGILEAFGKFFRNGMRVYLYPYKDPETHELLDSETLKVEESLKELYKYFKLNNRIVDIKNYDPEFLEIYSREILRKIACNVSGWENQVPEGVAEMIKERGMFGYKQELSLKQFS; encoded by the coding sequence ATGTATCAGAAACTAACTCCTAAACAAAAAGCATTAACAATTAATCTAGATCCTACTATTTATGGTACTTTCGCAGAAATTGGAGCAGGGCAGGAAACTGTACGACACTTTTTTAGAGCAGGGGGAGCTTCCGGTACGATTGCTAAGGCGATGTCAGCCTACGACAAAGATTTTAGTGATGCCATCTACGGAAAAGAAGCGAAAAATAGGTATGTAACTCAGAATAGACTTCGTAAGATGCTTCGTTATGAGGTTTCGTTGATTGAAGAAAGAATTTCCAGAGAAAACAGCCCAAACAGAAAGTTTTTTTCTTATGCAAATACAGTAACGACCATCAATTTTGATAAAACGGTAAAAGGTCACGGTTGGGTAGGAATTCGTTTTCAGGTAAAAGAAAATGAAGACTATAATGAGGTTGTCATTCACGTAAAATTCAAAGAAAATGATGCTACTTTGCAGCAGGAAACTCTTGGGAATTTAGGTGTTAATCTTATTTTCGGCGCATTTACTTATTTCGATAACCCGAGAAGGTTGATTGAATCTCTTTATGATGACGTGGCTACAGACAATCTTGAGATTGATATGATCGATTTCAGCGGTCCAGCTTTCGCCTATGTTGACAACAGATTGATGTCTTTGCAATTGGTGAAAAATAACATGACCGATGCAGTAATCTTTAATTCTCAAGGCAACAATATGCTTCCTGCAGATGTTTTGTATAAAAAGAATATTTTCGCGGTAAGAGGAAGTTTCAGACCGGTAACAAGGGTAAATATTGATATGCTCCGAAACGGAATGGATATGTTTCTGAAAGATGCGATCTGTACTCAGGAAGAAACAGAAGTTTTAATTGAAATTACCATCTCTAACCTACGTGCAGATGGAGATATTGATGAAAGAGATTTTCTGGATAGGGTAGACGTACTGGGTAAATTGGGATATACCGTAATTATTTCAAACTTCTCAGAATACTACAGATTGATTGATTATTTCTCTCATTATACGAATGGTGACATTGGTGTAGCGATGGGGGTAAATAATATGTTGATGGTATTCGATGAGAAATATTATAAAGACCTTTCTGGTGGAATTCTGGAAGCTTTTGGTAAGTTTTTCCGTAACGGAATGAGAGTGTATCTTTATCCTTACAAAGATCCTGAAACTCACGAATTGCTTGATTCTGAAACCCTTAAAGTAGAAGAAAGTCTGAAAGAATTATATAAATATTTCAAATTAAATAACCGTATTGTAGATATTAAAAACTACGATCCGGAGTTTTTGGAAATTTATTCGAGAGAAATACTGAGAAAAATAGCCTGCAACGTAAGCGGTTGGGAAAATCAGGTGCCGGAAGGTGTTGCTGAAATGATAAAAGAAAGAGGAATGTTCGGTTACAAACAAGAGCTTTCTCTAAAACAATTTTCTTAA
- the mgtE gene encoding magnesium transporter, with the protein MNHTDELTFNPADIAERLSELHADERLLAFLKVPKEYKADVFSHLDPDFQEETIRSIGSDEVSEILNAMTPDDRTALFEDFPDELIKYSINHLNPQERRIALKLLGYDSDSIARLMTPYYIQIRKEWTVKRCLQQIKKVGKRVETINHLYVVDERNRLIDDLALGSLLLVEDDTLVSDLTDNQFVAIKTTTSKEDAVTYFEKYDRTALPIITDAGVLVGIVTIDDILDQIESQNTEDIQKFGGVEALDDPYIQTHWFEMIKKRGLWLIVLFFLQLITASVMGYYENEIEKAVVLALFIPLIISSGGNSGSQAATLIIRAMALQEITIKDWWIVMKKELVTGLILGTFLGVIGFFRIMIWHKMGWFDYGDYWFFIALSAGMSLSMIVLWGTLSGSMVPFILKKFNLDPATSSAPFVATLVDVTGLIIYFTIAGLFLTGKLL; encoded by the coding sequence TTGAATCATACAGACGAACTTACCTTTAATCCAGCCGACATTGCCGAAAGACTTAGCGAACTTCATGCTGATGAAAGGCTATTGGCTTTTCTGAAAGTTCCAAAAGAGTACAAAGCCGATGTTTTTTCCCATTTAGATCCTGATTTCCAAGAAGAAACTATCCGAAGCATCGGCAGTGACGAAGTTTCTGAGATCCTGAATGCGATGACACCCGATGACAGAACCGCACTTTTTGAAGATTTTCCTGATGAATTGATTAAATATTCAATCAATCACCTTAATCCTCAAGAAAGAAGAATTGCCCTGAAGCTTTTGGGGTATGATTCTGATTCTATTGCCCGTCTGATGACACCTTATTACATCCAAATTCGTAAAGAATGGACGGTAAAAAGATGTCTTCAGCAAATCAAAAAAGTCGGAAAAAGAGTGGAAACCATCAACCATTTGTACGTTGTTGATGAGAGAAATCGCTTGATTGACGATTTAGCACTTGGAAGTTTGCTATTAGTTGAAGATGATACTTTGGTTTCAGATCTTACCGACAATCAGTTTGTAGCCATCAAGACAACAACTTCAAAAGAAGATGCCGTAACCTACTTTGAAAAATATGACCGTACCGCACTTCCCATTATTACGGATGCAGGAGTTTTGGTAGGAATTGTGACGATTGATGACATTTTAGATCAAATTGAATCTCAAAACACTGAAGACATTCAAAAATTCGGGGGTGTTGAAGCTTTGGATGATCCTTATATTCAAACACATTGGTTTGAAATGATTAAAAAAAGAGGGCTTTGGCTGATTGTTTTGTTTTTCTTACAGTTGATTACCGCTTCTGTGATGGGATATTATGAAAACGAAATTGAAAAAGCTGTGGTCTTGGCACTTTTCATTCCATTAATTATATCAAGTGGCGGAAATTCAGGTTCGCAGGCTGCAACTTTGATTATCCGTGCAATGGCACTTCAAGAAATCACCATCAAAGACTGGTGGATTGTGATGAAAAAGGAATTGGTTACAGGCCTAATTCTGGGAACATTTCTTGGGGTAATCGGTTTTTTCAGAATTATGATCTGGCACAAAATGGGCTGGTTTGATTACGGTGATTACTGGTTTTTCATCGCACTCAGTGCTGGAATGTCATTATCGATGATTGTACTTTGGGGAACTTTATCGGGATCAATGGTTCCTTTTATTCTTAAAAAATTCAATCTTGACCCAGCAACTTCTTCTGCACCATTTGTTGCAACGTTGGTCGACGTTACAGGTTTGATTATTTACTTTACGATTGCCGGACTTTTCTTAACCGGAAAACTTTTGTAA
- a CDS encoding ABC transporter substrate-binding protein, whose translation MKVISLVPSITEALFDLGLTENEIIGRTKFCIHPEDKVKNVEIIGGTKNLNIEKIKALKPDLILANKEENVKEQVEILMKDFKVIVYNTETIEDNYYLVKNLGLLFNKEERAQIFNLKIYEVLNGAKIHTKIKTAYLIWKNPYMTVGSDTFIHNILAEIGFENIFKSQTRYPEVQIEDLAEADVIMLSSEPFPFKEKHIAKLKEFYPEKKIIIVDGEAFSWYGTHIAKCENYFKELIAEFNH comes from the coding sequence ATGAAAGTTATTTCTCTGGTACCTTCAATTACTGAAGCTTTATTTGATTTGGGATTAACCGAAAACGAAATTATCGGCAGAACGAAATTCTGTATTCATCCCGAAGACAAAGTAAAAAATGTGGAAATTATCGGTGGTACAAAAAACTTGAATATTGAAAAAATTAAAGCTTTAAAACCCGATTTAATCTTAGCCAACAAAGAAGAAAACGTAAAAGAACAGGTTGAAATTTTAATGAAAGATTTCAAAGTGATTGTTTATAATACGGAGACGATTGAAGACAATTATTATTTAGTTAAAAACCTGGGCTTACTTTTTAATAAAGAAGAAAGAGCACAGATTTTTAATCTTAAAATTTACGAAGTTCTTAATGGTGCAAAAATTCATACAAAAATAAAGACTGCCTATCTGATTTGGAAAAATCCTTATATGACGGTAGGTTCAGATACTTTTATTCATAACATTCTTGCCGAAATAGGTTTTGAAAATATTTTTAAAAGCCAAACCCGTTATCCTGAAGTTCAGATTGAGGATTTAGCTGAAGCGGATGTGATCATGCTTTCATCAGAGCCTTTTCCATTTAAGGAAAAACATATTGCGAAACTTAAAGAATTTTATCCCGAAAAGAAAATTATCATCGTTGATGGTGAAGCTTTTTCTTGGTACGGAACGCATATTGCGAAGTGTGAGAATTATTTTAAGGAATTAATTGCTGAATTTAATCACTAA